One genomic region from Clostridia bacterium encodes:
- a CDS encoding helix-turn-helix transcriptional regulator, translated as MAGTETREVVRRNIARFFEEHPELTQAQVEQSLGLTRGYISKVLHGRRNPTMALVDRFCARYGLERGYFLGDDDVPSKVSELRREVEEIWMSGELDEEYAAALLTLIRARRARAKKDV; from the coding sequence GTGGCCGGGACGGAGACGCGCGAAGTCGTCCGACGAAACATCGCTCGCTTCTTCGAGGAGCACCCGGAGTTGACCCAGGCTCAGGTGGAACAGTCCCTTGGGCTCACCAGAGGGTATATCTCGAAGGTTCTTCACGGCCGCCGGAATCCCACCATGGCGCTGGTCGACAGGTTTTGCGCCCGGTACGGGCTGGAGCGGGGTTATTTCCTCGGGGACGACGACGTGCCGAGCAAGGTGTCCGAGCTCCGTCGTGAAGTCGAAGAGATCTGGATGTCCGGCGAACTGGACGAGGAGTACGCTGCGGCGCTCCTCACGTTGATCCGCGCGCGCAGGGCCCGCGCAAAGAAGGACGTCTAG